A genomic region of Salinibacter pepae contains the following coding sequences:
- a CDS encoding Uma2 family endonuclease, which yields MDATTESIWERVLHDPQLRDLPFKIETNRHGQLVLSPHTPFYSRFQSRVLRLLDEYAPPSGEATIEFAVQTSRGVKVPDVVWLSEDRWSQIPEDAEASPVVPELCVEGRSAGNTDEEMTEKRRLYLEEGAQEVWVCDEEGALRFFDAEGERTQSALAPDVPTAIET from the coding sequence ATGGATGCCACGACTGAATCCATTTGGGAACGTGTCCTACACGATCCTCAGTTGCGGGATCTCCCCTTCAAAATTGAGACGAACAGACACGGTCAACTTGTCTTGAGTCCTCATACCCCATTTTACAGTCGTTTTCAAAGCCGTGTCCTTCGCCTGCTCGACGAGTATGCTCCACCCTCCGGCGAGGCAACAATCGAGTTTGCCGTGCAGACCTCGAGGGGAGTGAAGGTGCCGGACGTGGTCTGGCTCTCTGAGGATCGGTGGAGTCAAATTCCCGAGGACGCGGAGGCCAGCCCTGTGGTGCCGGAGCTGTGCGTCGAGGGCCGGTCGGCGGGCAACACCGACGAAGAGATGACGGAAAAGCGTCGCCTCTACCTGGAGGAGGGGGCGCAAGAGGTCTGGGTCTGTGACGAGGAGGGCGCCCTTCGGTTCTTCGACGCGGAGGGGGAGCGAACCCAGTCGGCCCTTGCTCCGGACGTACCGACGGCCATCGAGACGTAA
- a CDS encoding MlaC/ttg2D family ABC transporter substrate-binding protein, with product MTRLCRSLSVLFPALLLLSGGAPTAFGQGESATAAEIRQMLEQRDQEIKSILGETDDYTAEQRAQLKELVNGVIDFRVMGQRALGPHWEDLSADQRDEFVSVFREVVRAQSMSDLGVYSSAVTYDQIDVQRDSAFVRTQTTYEGRTTSVEYVLERREDEWRAEDIIIDGVSTVEGYARSFQTVVRKRGFDSLMQSLRKKRDEVTDTSETGR from the coding sequence ATGACACGTCTTTGCCGATCCCTCTCCGTCCTGTTTCCCGCCCTTCTGCTCCTGAGCGGCGGCGCCCCGACCGCGTTCGGGCAGGGCGAAAGCGCCACAGCGGCCGAGATTCGGCAAATGCTGGAGCAACGCGACCAGGAAATCAAGTCCATCCTCGGCGAGACGGACGACTATACCGCCGAGCAGCGTGCCCAGCTGAAGGAGCTGGTCAACGGCGTCATCGACTTTCGGGTGATGGGCCAGCGGGCCCTTGGGCCGCACTGGGAGGATCTCAGCGCCGACCAGCGGGATGAGTTCGTCTCCGTCTTCCGCGAGGTGGTGCGCGCGCAGTCGATGAGCGACCTCGGGGTGTACAGTTCCGCGGTCACCTACGACCAGATTGACGTACAGCGCGACAGTGCCTTCGTGCGCACCCAAACGACGTATGAAGGCCGCACCACGTCCGTCGAGTACGTGCTGGAGCGCCGCGAGGACGAGTGGCGGGCGGAGGACATCATCATCGACGGGGTGAGCACCGTGGAGGGCTACGCCCGCTCGTTCCAGACGGTCGTTCGGAAGCGGGGCTTCGACTCCCTGATGCAAAGCCTCCGCAAGAAGCGGGACGAAGTTACCGACACCTCTGAGACCGGGCGCTAG
- the hrpB gene encoding ATP-dependent helicase HrpB, whose product MPNLPIDDVLPNLTAALRERTEAVLQAPTGAGKTTRVPLALLGEPWLGGDRLLMLEPRRLAARSAAQYMARQLGEDAGQTVGYRVRMDTRVSAQTRIEVVTEGVLTRMLQDDPALDGIGAVLFDEFHERNLQADLGLALALQAREVVRPDLRVLVMSATLDTGPIAGLVDDAPLIQSEGRSYPVDVHYADRPLSPGDRIAPPVAATVQDVLTETDGDVLVFLPGAGEIRRTESRLEDDVPGDVALHPLFGNLPPDEQDAAIAPSPDGERKVVLATDIAETSLTIEGVRVVVDSGLRRAPRFDATTGMTRLETVRVSQASADQRTGRAGRVAPGTCYRLWTKRTQHHLDPHTAPEIENADLAPLALELAKWGTPDPSALRWLDPPPDDTYAQAQALLQRLGAVDRDGTITDHGREMAELGLHPRLAHMLLNAQALGHGAVACDLAALLGERDIFKGQGEAPDVDLRLRLEALHRLRRGERPTPDHARSYVVPYGAVGHVRKVADHWRAQLGVSTKVAGDVAVTGLLTAFAYPDRLAQRREGQSGRFRLRTGRAATLPRPQLLSDADYLVAAHVDARRQENRIFLAAPLSEDEIVDYFGDQIETETRVAWNPERKRVRARRREQLGALTLTEGPVEAPDPTAVAEALAEGIREAGLGLLPWTDHARQLQHRIQFLHHHLGDDWPDVHDEALLDTLEDWLLPHLYGLKRADDLQQLNLPQILRDQLSYDQRDRLREWAPTDVTVPSGFDRAIDYSDPEAPVLAVRLQELFGRTETPRIADGRVPLTLHLLSPAQRPVQITQDLDGFWRGTYHEVRKDMRGRYPKHYWPEDPIDAPATHTTKARMDADV is encoded by the coding sequence ATGCCGAACCTTCCGATCGACGATGTGCTGCCGAACCTGACGGCCGCTCTCCGCGAGCGGACGGAGGCGGTGCTCCAGGCCCCGACGGGCGCGGGCAAGACGACCCGCGTGCCGCTGGCCCTGCTGGGGGAGCCGTGGCTCGGGGGCGACCGGCTCCTCATGCTGGAGCCGCGGCGGCTGGCGGCCCGCTCCGCCGCGCAGTACATGGCCCGGCAGCTCGGCGAGGACGCCGGGCAGACGGTGGGGTACCGGGTGCGCATGGACACGCGGGTAAGCGCCCAGACCCGAATTGAGGTCGTCACGGAAGGGGTGCTCACGCGCATGCTGCAGGACGATCCGGCGCTGGACGGCATCGGCGCGGTGCTGTTCGACGAGTTCCACGAGCGCAACCTGCAGGCCGACCTCGGCCTCGCCCTCGCGCTCCAGGCCCGCGAGGTCGTCCGCCCCGACCTGCGCGTGCTCGTCATGAGCGCCACGCTCGACACCGGGCCCATTGCGGGCCTCGTCGACGATGCGCCGCTCATCCAGAGCGAGGGCCGCAGCTACCCGGTAGACGTGCACTACGCGGACCGCCCGCTCAGCCCCGGCGACCGCATTGCGCCGCCCGTCGCGGCGACGGTGCAAGACGTGCTGACGGAGACGGACGGCGACGTGCTCGTCTTTCTGCCCGGCGCGGGCGAGATTCGGCGCACCGAGTCGCGACTGGAGGACGATGTGCCCGGCGACGTGGCCCTGCATCCTCTCTTCGGCAACCTCCCGCCGGACGAGCAGGACGCGGCCATCGCGCCGAGCCCGGACGGGGAGCGCAAGGTCGTCCTGGCCACCGACATCGCCGAGACGAGCCTCACCATCGAGGGCGTCCGGGTGGTGGTGGACAGCGGCCTCCGCCGTGCCCCGCGGTTCGACGCCACCACCGGCATGACGCGCCTGGAGACGGTGCGTGTCTCGCAGGCCTCCGCCGACCAGCGCACGGGGCGGGCCGGGCGTGTGGCCCCCGGCACGTGCTACCGGCTCTGGACGAAGCGCACACAGCACCACCTCGACCCGCACACCGCGCCGGAGATCGAGAACGCCGACCTCGCGCCCCTCGCCCTGGAGCTGGCAAAGTGGGGCACGCCCGACCCGTCGGCGCTCCGCTGGCTCGACCCGCCGCCCGACGACACCTACGCGCAGGCACAGGCCCTCCTGCAACGCCTCGGGGCCGTCGACCGCGACGGCACAATTACCGACCACGGCCGCGAGATGGCCGAGCTCGGGCTGCATCCCCGCCTCGCCCACATGCTCCTCAATGCGCAGGCGCTGGGCCACGGGGCCGTGGCGTGCGACCTCGCGGCCCTGCTCGGCGAGCGCGACATCTTCAAGGGACAGGGCGAGGCGCCGGACGTGGACCTCCGACTGCGCCTGGAGGCGCTCCACCGCCTGCGCCGCGGCGAACGGCCCACCCCCGACCATGCCCGCAGCTACGTGGTCCCCTACGGCGCCGTCGGCCACGTCCGCAAGGTGGCCGACCACTGGCGGGCCCAACTGGGGGTCTCCACGAAGGTGGCGGGCGACGTCGCGGTTACGGGTCTTTTGACTGCCTTCGCCTACCCGGATCGCCTCGCGCAACGGCGCGAGGGGCAAAGCGGGCGCTTCCGGCTCCGCACCGGCCGTGCCGCCACGCTGCCGCGGCCCCAGCTGCTGTCGGACGCCGACTACCTCGTGGCCGCCCACGTGGACGCCCGCCGGCAGGAGAACCGCATCTTCCTGGCCGCGCCCCTCTCGGAAGACGAGATCGTCGACTACTTCGGCGACCAGATCGAGACCGAGACGAGGGTGGCGTGGAACCCCGAGCGGAAGCGGGTGCGGGCCCGGCGCCGCGAGCAGCTCGGCGCCCTCACGCTCACGGAGGGGCCCGTTGAGGCGCCCGACCCCACGGCGGTGGCGGAAGCGCTGGCGGAGGGCATCCGGGAGGCGGGGCTGGGCCTGTTGCCGTGGACCGACCACGCCCGTCAGCTTCAGCACCGCATCCAGTTTTTGCACCACCACCTTGGCGACGACTGGCCCGACGTCCACGACGAGGCGCTGCTCGATACGCTGGAGGACTGGCTCCTGCCCCACCTGTATGGCCTGAAGCGGGCCGACGACCTCCAGCAGCTCAACCTCCCCCAGATCCTGCGCGATCAGCTCTCCTATGACCAGCGCGACCGCCTGCGGGAGTGGGCCCCGACCGACGTTACGGTGCCCAGCGGGTTTGACCGGGCCATCGACTACTCCGATCCCGAAGCGCCCGTCCTCGCGGTGCGCCTCCAGGAGCTGTTCGGGCGCACCGAGACGCCGCGCATCGCCGACGGGCGCGTGCCCCTGACCCTTCATCTCCTGTCGCCGGCCCAGCGCCCGGTCCAGATCACGCAGGACCTCGACGGGTTCTGGCGGGGCACCTACCACGAGGTCCGCAAGGACATGCGGGGGCGCTACCCGAAGCACTACTGGCCCGAGGACCCGATCGATGCCCCCGCGACCCACACCACGAAGGCACGAATGGACGCGGACGTGTAA
- a CDS encoding HAD family hydrolase, translating into MAHSCDAILFDLDGVLVDSEAVVRRQWKRWAEDRGIPFEEVEAVQTGRPAVEVIEEVAPHLDPETEIERLGDERATDGLEAFDGAKALLNRLPRDRWAIATSGRRRTATARMAHVGLPEPEVFVTADDVERGKPAPEPYQQAATGLGIDPGRCVVLEDAPAGVASARRAGATVLGVATSQPPDALAAATAVIPHVKALDVRAGDAGLRVDWQHEEGA; encoded by the coding sequence ATGGCGCATTCGTGCGACGCTATTCTCTTCGACCTTGACGGTGTGCTTGTCGACTCCGAGGCCGTCGTCCGGAGACAATGGAAACGCTGGGCCGAGGATCGCGGCATCCCGTTCGAAGAGGTCGAGGCTGTCCAGACGGGGCGCCCGGCCGTTGAGGTCATCGAGGAGGTGGCGCCGCACCTCGACCCGGAGACGGAGATCGAGCGGTTGGGAGACGAGAGGGCCACCGACGGCCTTGAGGCGTTCGACGGGGCGAAGGCGCTCCTCAACCGCCTGCCGCGGGACCGGTGGGCCATCGCCACCAGCGGGCGCCGCCGCACGGCCACCGCACGGATGGCGCACGTCGGCCTCCCGGAGCCGGAGGTGTTTGTGACGGCCGACGATGTGGAGCGGGGCAAGCCGGCCCCCGAACCGTACCAGCAGGCCGCGACAGGGCTGGGCATCGATCCCGGGCGCTGCGTCGTGCTGGAAGACGCCCCGGCGGGGGTGGCGTCGGCCCGACGGGCCGGAGCGACGGTCCTCGGCGTGGCGACCTCGCAGCCGCCCGACGCCCTCGCGGCGGCCACGGCGGTGATCCCCCACGTGAAGGCGCTTGACGTGCGTGCCGGGGACGCCGGGCTCCGCGTGGATTGGCAGCACGAGGAGGGGGCGTGA
- the priA gene encoding replication restart helicase PriA translates to MTVNVVLPLPLDQAYTYRVPEALAGAAQAGARVLVPFRNRRLTGIIVGEGPAAEALDFDVKAVLDVLDDVPVCTDGLLDLTKWIADYYVCPWGEALKAVLPAGTTVETEHRLARTDAAPDVWADHEVGRTVLEDLAAHGETTLAAVRKRVGPAVPLALIRRMAADDVVAVETTLSDERVAPKTETHLRFAPAFQHKDAPDDLIEQLRGKKQQATIRALAGFRAEGTPEPRRTDVMERADASYSTVRSLVEKGMVELVEKEVMRSPLDDLPAPDPPPDHDLLPAQQEALDAVTDAVDAHRYGTFLLHGITGSGKTEVYIRALRAVRARGRTGIILVPEIALTPQTVQRFRAHFGDEIAVLHSQMTMGERYDAWRRLRTGAAAIAIGPRSAVLAPLEDLGLIVVDEEHETSYKQFDPAPRYHARDVAVMRAHRADAVCILGSATPSLESTMNARWGKYERLELPERVPDASGKTAALPDVRVLDLALQRKKHQLDGALADPLREAIRTRVDRGEQAILLQNRRGYAPVLECEDCGWAPECQSCSVSLTLHRHGGGEQLRCHYCGYAARVPRQCPECGGRDIHQIGTGTQRVEAELEEVVPDATILRMDRDTTSQKHGHRDLLRRFDNGADILLGTQMIAKGLDFSRVTLVGVVDADVGLLFPDFRAEERTFQLLTQVAGRAGRTRELAGEVILQTRNPDHMALRYAQEHDYAGFAAEALAERRELGYPPFGHVATVEFRGPDEDRVERLAENWTEQLRQHAGAAGVMGPEPAFIQRVKKQHRYRTLLKVRGGSPAPLQTALRRTRDAHGSPPNGYHVAIDVDAQDVL, encoded by the coding sequence GTGACCGTCAATGTCGTCCTGCCCCTTCCGCTCGATCAGGCCTACACGTACCGCGTGCCGGAGGCCCTCGCCGGGGCGGCCCAGGCGGGGGCCCGGGTGCTGGTTCCGTTCCGCAACCGGCGCCTGACCGGCATCATCGTGGGCGAGGGGCCGGCGGCCGAGGCGCTCGACTTTGACGTGAAGGCGGTCCTGGACGTGCTCGACGACGTGCCGGTATGCACGGACGGGCTGCTCGACCTCACGAAGTGGATTGCCGACTACTACGTCTGTCCCTGGGGGGAGGCGCTGAAGGCGGTGCTTCCGGCCGGCACCACGGTCGAGACGGAGCACCGCCTGGCCCGCACCGATGCCGCCCCGGACGTCTGGGCCGACCACGAGGTGGGACGGACCGTCCTTGAAGACCTGGCGGCCCACGGCGAGACGACCCTCGCGGCGGTCCGCAAGCGTGTGGGGCCCGCCGTGCCGCTCGCCCTCATCCGCCGCATGGCCGCCGACGATGTCGTGGCGGTGGAGACGACCCTCTCCGACGAGCGGGTGGCCCCCAAGACGGAAACGCACCTCCGCTTCGCCCCCGCGTTCCAGCACAAGGACGCCCCGGACGACCTGATCGAGCAGCTCCGCGGCAAGAAGCAGCAGGCCACAATCCGGGCGCTGGCGGGCTTCCGGGCGGAGGGCACGCCCGAGCCGCGCCGGACCGACGTGATGGAGCGGGCCGACGCCTCGTACTCCACCGTCCGCAGCCTCGTGGAGAAGGGCATGGTGGAGCTGGTGGAGAAGGAGGTGATGCGCTCGCCCCTCGACGACCTGCCTGCGCCCGACCCGCCGCCGGATCACGACCTGCTTCCGGCCCAGCAGGAGGCCCTCGACGCCGTCACCGACGCGGTCGACGCGCACCGCTACGGCACCTTTCTGCTCCACGGCATCACGGGCAGCGGCAAGACGGAGGTCTACATCCGCGCGCTCCGGGCCGTTCGGGCGCGGGGGCGCACCGGCATCATCCTCGTGCCCGAGATCGCCCTCACGCCCCAGACCGTCCAGCGCTTCCGGGCGCACTTCGGCGACGAGATTGCCGTCCTTCACTCCCAGATGACCATGGGCGAGCGCTACGACGCGTGGCGCCGGCTGCGCACGGGGGCGGCCGCCATCGCGATTGGCCCTCGCTCGGCCGTCCTCGCGCCGCTGGAGGACCTGGGCCTCATCGTGGTGGACGAGGAGCACGAAACCTCCTACAAGCAGTTCGACCCGGCCCCGCGCTACCACGCCCGCGACGTGGCGGTCATGCGCGCCCATCGCGCCGACGCGGTCTGCATCCTCGGCTCGGCCACGCCCAGTCTGGAGAGCACCATGAACGCGCGCTGGGGCAAGTACGAGCGGCTCGAACTGCCGGAGCGCGTGCCCGACGCCTCGGGAAAGACCGCCGCGCTCCCCGACGTTCGCGTCCTCGACCTCGCCCTGCAGCGCAAGAAGCATCAGCTGGACGGCGCCCTGGCCGACCCGCTCCGGGAGGCCATCCGCACCCGGGTGGATCGGGGCGAGCAGGCGATCCTGCTCCAAAACCGCCGGGGCTACGCGCCGGTCCTGGAGTGCGAGGACTGCGGCTGGGCGCCCGAGTGCCAGAGCTGTTCGGTGAGCCTCACGCTGCACCGACACGGTGGGGGGGAGCAGCTGCGCTGTCACTACTGCGGCTACGCCGCCCGCGTGCCGCGTCAGTGCCCGGAGTGCGGCGGGCGGGACATCCACCAGATCGGCACGGGCACCCAGCGGGTGGAGGCGGAGCTGGAGGAGGTCGTCCCCGACGCGACGATCCTCCGCATGGACCGCGACACCACGAGCCAGAAGCACGGCCACCGCGACCTCCTCCGCCGGTTCGACAACGGCGCGGACATCCTCCTGGGCACGCAGATGATCGCGAAGGGGCTCGACTTCAGCCGCGTGACGCTGGTGGGGGTGGTGGACGCGGACGTGGGGCTCCTCTTTCCCGACTTCCGGGCGGAGGAGCGCACGTTTCAACTCCTCACCCAGGTGGCCGGCCGGGCGGGCCGGACCCGTGAGCTGGCCGGCGAGGTGATTCTCCAGACCCGCAACCCGGACCACATGGCCCTCCGCTACGCGCAGGAGCACGACTACGCGGGCTTCGCGGCGGAGGCCCTCGCCGAGCGCCGCGAGCTGGGCTACCCGCCCTTCGGGCACGTGGCGACCGTCGAGTTTCGGGGGCCGGACGAGGACCGGGTGGAGCGCCTCGCGGAGAACTGGACCGAGCAGCTGCGGCAGCATGCGGGGGCGGCCGGGGTGATGGGGCCCGAGCCCGCCTTCATTCAGCGCGTGAAGAAGCAGCACCGGTACCGGACCCTCCTGAAGGTGCGCGGCGGGAGTCCAGCCCCCCTCCAGACGGCCCTGCGCCGGACGCGCGACGCCCACGGCAGTCCGCCGAACGGGTACCACGTGGCAATCGACGTGGACGCGCAGGACGTGCTGTAA
- a CDS encoding UpxY family transcription antiterminator has product MSPSPDDNRVWRVFYTRARAEKKCETRLDERRIDVMVPKKTEVRQWSDRTKEVTEPLFRNYLFARVDEKDRLRVLRTNGIVRCVHFDGEPARLREETVGRLRKAQAVPERLSTVDLRPAVGETVTITGGPERLQGLTGKVLQHRGQTYLLVQVQAVRQAVKIEVAADWVQATSNT; this is encoded by the coding sequence ATGAGCCCCTCCCCCGACGACAACCGCGTCTGGCGCGTCTTCTACACCCGGGCCCGGGCCGAAAAGAAGTGCGAAACCCGGCTCGACGAGCGGCGCATCGACGTGATGGTGCCGAAGAAGACGGAGGTGCGGCAGTGGTCCGACCGCACGAAGGAGGTCACCGAGCCGCTCTTCCGCAACTACCTCTTTGCCCGGGTCGACGAAAAAGACCGCCTGCGCGTGCTCCGCACCAACGGCATCGTGCGCTGTGTCCACTTCGACGGCGAGCCGGCCCGCCTCCGCGAGGAGACGGTCGGTCGGCTCCGGAAGGCCCAGGCGGTGCCCGAACGGCTCTCAACGGTCGACCTTCGCCCGGCAGTGGGCGAGACCGTCACGATCACGGGCGGGCCCGAGCGCCTGCAGGGCCTGACGGGCAAGGTGCTGCAGCACCGGGGGCAGACCTACCTGCTGGTGCAGGTGCAAGCCGTGCGACAGGCCGTCAAGATCGAGGTCGCGGCGGACTGGGTCCAGGCGACCTCCAACACGTAG
- a CDS encoding zinc-dependent metalloprotease, with amino-acid sequence MPSLSPTRGRLLIAAALLIGLFAGCASSQSTTAPSPDGSAQAQSSAQNETGENGFKPFGEVVPDSARTDPGLLTTHRFDGTLYVEIPDSLIGRELLMVSRAAQTPDGFGYGGEKTATQVLRWQRRGDQLYLRVVSHEDMAQEDDPVYQAVQNSNLEPIIQSFSIEALNEDSTGVVAEVTDLFTADVPSLGIPSAAREEYRVRRLDGDRTYIKGVESFPENTDIEAVLTYQAENPPSNASTKTLTVSMNHSMVLLPKEPMQPRLCDDRVGYFSVERVNYSSDEQQATEECFITRWQLEPKDPEAYARGELVEPKEPIVYYIDPATPEKWRPYLKQGVEAWQSTFREAGFKNAILAKDPPSAEEDSTFDPDDIRYSTIRYFASEVQNAYGPHVHDPRSGEILESDIGWYHNVMNLLRNWYFVQTAAVNPEARKPVFSTEVMGTLVRFVAAHEVGHTLGLPHNMGSSNAVPVDSLRSPSYTADHGTAPSIMDYARFNYVAQPGDGVENFLPRIGTYDEWAVRWGYTKRPTGTPEEQAQTLDAMIREHTDDPRYFFGASGSIDPRAQSEDLGRDAMEASRLGIANLKRILPNLIQWTSRDGEGYATLEELYGAVVNQWRRYMGHVSQHLGGVHETPKTYGQEGPVYEPVSATDQERAVDFLLTHAFETPTWMVEADVLRRIEHAGALERVREAQVGVLDGVLDPERMARMLEAEAMSEDDVYGVGDLFGDLRGGVWAELESGTAIDPYRRNLQRGYLERLDYLMTAEVEAPPPEYRQYIDYTPVDVSQSDIRPYVRAELKTLRDDVQQGLRRTTDETTEMHLQDVLARIDQTLNGSEDAGA; translated from the coding sequence ATGCCCTCATTGTCCCCTACTCGCGGCCGACTGCTCATTGCCGCGGCCCTGCTGATCGGCCTCTTCGCAGGCTGCGCAAGCTCTCAGTCCACAACCGCCCCCTCCCCGGACGGTTCGGCACAGGCGCAATCGTCGGCCCAGAACGAGACGGGGGAGAACGGCTTCAAGCCCTTCGGGGAGGTCGTCCCCGACTCGGCCCGGACCGACCCCGGACTGCTCACGACGCACCGCTTCGACGGCACCCTGTACGTCGAGATTCCCGACTCGCTGATCGGGCGGGAGCTGCTCATGGTCTCGCGGGCGGCCCAGACGCCCGACGGCTTCGGCTACGGGGGGGAGAAGACCGCCACCCAGGTGCTGCGCTGGCAGCGCCGTGGCGACCAGCTCTACCTGCGGGTCGTGAGCCACGAGGACATGGCCCAGGAGGACGACCCTGTCTACCAGGCCGTCCAGAACTCGAACCTGGAGCCCATCATCCAGTCGTTCTCCATCGAGGCCCTCAACGAGGACTCGACCGGGGTCGTGGCGGAGGTCACGGACCTGTTCACCGCCGACGTGCCCTCCCTCGGAATTCCGAGCGCGGCGCGGGAGGAATATCGGGTCCGCCGGCTCGACGGGGATCGGACCTACATCAAGGGCGTCGAGAGCTTCCCGGAAAACACGGACATCGAGGCCGTCCTGACGTACCAGGCCGAAAACCCTCCGTCCAACGCCTCGACGAAAACCCTGACGGTGTCGATGAACCACTCGATGGTGCTGCTGCCGAAGGAGCCGATGCAGCCCCGTCTCTGTGACGACCGGGTGGGGTACTTCAGTGTCGAGCGGGTCAACTACAGCTCCGACGAGCAGCAGGCGACCGAGGAATGCTTCATCACACGCTGGCAGCTGGAGCCGAAGGACCCGGAGGCCTACGCCCGCGGCGAGCTCGTGGAGCCGAAAGAGCCGATCGTGTACTACATCGATCCGGCCACCCCTGAGAAGTGGCGCCCCTACCTCAAGCAAGGCGTGGAGGCCTGGCAGTCGACCTTCCGCGAGGCCGGCTTCAAGAACGCAATCCTCGCGAAGGATCCGCCGAGTGCCGAGGAGGACTCCACCTTCGACCCGGACGACATTCGCTACTCCACGATTCGCTACTTCGCCTCGGAGGTCCAGAACGCCTACGGGCCGCACGTGCACGACCCCCGCTCCGGGGAGATCCTGGAGAGCGACATCGGCTGGTACCACAACGTGATGAACCTGCTGCGCAACTGGTACTTCGTGCAGACGGCAGCGGTCAACCCGGAGGCGCGGAAGCCAGTGTTCTCGACGGAGGTGATGGGCACGCTCGTGCGCTTCGTGGCCGCCCACGAGGTGGGCCACACGCTGGGCCTGCCGCACAACATGGGCTCCAGCAACGCCGTCCCGGTCGACTCCCTCCGCTCGCCCTCCTACACGGCGGACCACGGCACCGCCCCCTCCATCATGGATTACGCCCGGTTCAACTACGTGGCCCAGCCGGGCGACGGCGTCGAGAATTTCCTGCCCCGGATTGGCACCTACGACGAGTGGGCCGTGCGGTGGGGCTATACGAAACGCCCGACGGGCACGCCCGAGGAGCAGGCCCAGACGCTCGACGCGATGATTCGGGAGCACACCGACGACCCGCGCTACTTCTTCGGGGCCTCCGGCTCCATCGACCCGCGCGCCCAGTCCGAAGACCTGGGCCGGGACGCAATGGAGGCCAGTCGGCTCGGCATCGCGAACCTGAAGCGCATTCTCCCCAACCTCATCCAGTGGACGAGTCGGGACGGGGAAGGCTACGCCACCCTGGAGGAGCTGTACGGGGCGGTGGTGAACCAGTGGCGCCGCTACATGGGCCACGTCAGTCAGCATCTCGGCGGCGTGCACGAGACGCCGAAGACGTACGGCCAGGAGGGCCCGGTGTACGAGCCCGTCTCGGCCACGGATCAGGAACGCGCGGTGGACTTCCTCCTCACCCACGCGTTCGAGACGCCCACGTGGATGGTGGAGGCCGACGTGCTACGCCGCATCGAGCACGCCGGGGCGCTGGAGCGCGTGCGGGAGGCGCAGGTGGGCGTCCTCGACGGCGTGCTCGACCCGGAGCGCATGGCCCGCATGCTGGAGGCGGAGGCCATGAGCGAGGACGACGTGTACGGCGTCGGCGACCTGTTCGGGGACCTGCGGGGCGGCGTTTGGGCCGAGTTGGAGTCGGGCACGGCCATCGACCCGTACCGGCGCAACCTGCAGCGCGGCTACCTGGAGCGGCTGGACTACCTCATGACCGCGGAGGTGGAGGCCCCGCCGCCCGAGTACCGCCAGTACATCGACTACACGCCGGTCGACGTGAGCCAGTCGGACATCCGGCCGTACGTCCGGGCGGAGCTTAAGACACTGCGGGACGACGTCCAGCAGGGCCTCCGCCGCACGACCGACGAGACGACCGAAATGCACCTGCAGGACGTGCTCGCCCGGATCGACCAGACCCTCAACGGAAGCGAGGACGCCGGCGCATAG